CCAACGGGCCCAGCAGCGCCTGCGGTAATAGCGCGAAGATGCCGCCCGTGGCGAGCGCGCCCACTTCACCGCTGGTCGAGGCGATCCACCACAGCAGAATGAACTGGCTGACGGCCGATCCGATCTGGGACAGGGCCTGCCCGGAAACGATGACCCAAAAGCGAAGTTGCCAGTTCTCGAGGTGCGCGGACGCCATGGGCCCGTTATCGCACGGGGCATCGGAGTTCGTCGAAGGGAATCGGAGCTTGCGATCCGATCCGTCAAGGGACGGACGTATCGAGGCTCAAACGAAAGCTCATGGAGGTCCCTTGCCCCAGACGGGAGTCGATCTCCAGGCGGCTTTCGTGAAGCTCCAGGAACTTCTGCACGATCATCAGGCCCAAGCCGAAGCCAAAGGACTCTCCGACTTGCCCAGAGATGAACGAGTTGGCGGACGCACGGATCTTTTCGATTTGTTCGGCCGACAGGCCGGGTCCTTCATCGGCGATCTCGAAGATCAGATCGTTTTGGCGTTGCCGCGTGAAAATACGAATTCGTGCACCAGGAGCGCTAACCCGAATGGCGTTGCTGGCGAGGTTGCGCACCACGGACTCGATCATGATGCTGTCGCCCAAGATGATCGCGGGATTCAGGCCGGGTTGGAAATCGAGTTCGACCTGGCGTAGTTGGCGCAAACCGTTTTGCGCGGCGATCACGTCGCGCACGAGGGCG
Above is a genomic segment from Pseudobdellovibrionaceae bacterium containing:
- a CDS encoding ATP-binding protein, whose amino-acid sequence is SIIAHDFSGYLEAQRLLSSYVEKNATDDLRPQAEALSDAVFVSRDFMANVMMWAQAQIQETRFQPRRIPFEMNALVRDVIAAQNGLRQLRQVELDFQPGLNPAIILGDSIMIESVVRNLASNAIRVSAPGARIRIFTRQRQNDLIFEIADEGPGLSAEQIEKIRASANSFISGQVGESFGFGLGLMIVQKFLELHESRLEIDSRLGQGTSMSFRLSLDTSVP